The Periplaneta americana isolate PAMFEO1 chromosome 2, P.americana_PAMFEO1_priV1, whole genome shotgun sequence genome has a window encoding:
- the LOC138695157 gene encoding UDP-glucosyltransferase 2-like, giving the protein MNVLKCVLMKCSYILIICALPICISEAARILALMNFSARSHYVMYHTLFKSLAARGHQVEVYGQYPLEKPVPNYTDVVIAAPAFLQDVSIEQIRGTGVFQMLTHYKQNMLDTCRAALNNQNIRNLMNSNKTYDVVIMYLGGPDCLIGFSHRFKAPLIGITASTCLPWVPHRIGNPDNTAYIPNLFLSFRDQMNFWERLVNTVCDWAMKVFYHVEANMLVEETLKKQFGKDYPSLEELQRNTSLILVNNHLSVNTPRPAVPTFVEVGGLHINSDGKLPEDLQTYLDEAKEGVIYFSLGSMIRSETFTETKLRAFIDAFSQLPQRVLWKTGNISGFPTNVRTAAWLPQLEILKHPNVRVFITHGGNLGTQEAIYAGVPMVGIPIMADQPLNVKNCVSKGVAVQLDYDSITTENVLKALNKVLHDPSYRTNAKRLSQLFRDRPQSALDTAIYWTEYVIRHRGAPHLRSAALDLTWYQYLLLDVILSIIALMIALGFLVLYSFKIMLKLVTGNVSHAAVKNHSLPKSFFEKARKNTHPSK; this is encoded by the exons atgaatgtgctgaagtgtgttttg ATGAAATGTTCGTATATTCTCATCATCTGTGCACTGCCCATCTGCATCTCGGAAGCTGCGAGGATCCTGGCCCTCATGAACTTTTCAGCACGCAGTCACTACGTCATGTATCACACGCTATTCAAAAGTCTGGCAGCCAGAGGCCACCAAGTGGAAGTCTACGGACAATACCCGCTGGAGAAGCCGGTGCCAAACTATACTGACGTAGTCATAGCTGCTCCAGCATTTCTACAAGATGTGTCCATAGAGCAGATCAGAGGAACGGGAGTATTTCAAATGCTGACGCATTACAAACAGAACATGCTGGACACTTGCCGCGCCGCTCTAAACAATCAAAACATCCGGAATCTCATGAACAGCAACAAAACATACGATGTCGTCATCATGTATCTTGGGGGACCAGACTGTTTGATAGGATTTTCTCATCGATTCAAAGCTCCGCTCATCGGTATAACCGCCAGCACATGTCTCCCATGGGTACCACATCGGATTGGTAACCCTGACAACACGGCGTACATTCcgaatttatttttgtcttttagaGATCAAATGAATTTCTGGGAAAGACTAGTAAATACAGTGTGTGACTGGGCTATGAAAGTTTTCTATCACGTTGAAGCTAATATGCTTGTGGAAGAAACGTTGAAGAAGCAATTTGGAAAGGATTATCCATCACTGGAAGAATTACAGCGGAACACAAGTCTCATCTTGGTGAATAACCACTTGTCAGTCAACACTCCTAGACCTGCAGTTCCGACGTTTGTAGAAGTGGGTGGATTACACATAAACAGTGATGGAAAATTACCAGAG GACTTGCAGACGTACCTCGATGAAGCCAAAGAGGGGGTCATTTACTTTTCTCTAGGCTCAATGATTAGAAGCGAGACCTTCACAGAAACCAAGCTGCGGGCATTCATCGACGCTTTCTCACAGTTACCGCAGCGAGTTTTGTGGAAGACTGGGAACATTTCCGGGTTTCCGACAAATGTCAGGACTGCAGCCTGGCTACCACAGCTTGAGATACTCA AGCATCCCAACGTACGAGTCTTCATAACTCATGGAGGGAATCTGGGAACTCAAGAAGCGATTTATGCCGGCGTTCCCATGGTAGGCATACCGATCATGGCTGACCAGCCACTCAACGTCAAGAACTGCGTGTCCAAAGGAGTGGCTGTACAGCTGGATTACGACTCCATCACAACAGAGAACGTACTCAAGGCTCTGAACAAAGTACTGCATGACCCCAG TTACCGTACAAACGCCAAGCGTCTGTCACAGCTGTTCAGAGATCGTCCGCAATCGGCGCTGGACACTGCCATCTACTGGACAGAGTACGTCATCAGACATCGTGGAGCGCCACATCTGCGATCTGCAGCACTAGATCTGACTTGGTACCAATATCTGCTACTGGACGTCATACTTTCGATTATCGCCCTTATGATTGCCTTGGGATTTCTTGTACTTTACAGCTTTAAAATAATGCTCAAACTGGTGACCGGTAATGTGTCACATGCTGCAGTCAAGAACCATTCACTCCCTAAGTCTTTCTTTGAAAAAGCTAGGAAAAATACACACCCGTCAAAGTAA